A section of the Chloroflexota bacterium genome encodes:
- a CDS encoding NifU family protein, with product MTLEHETEVFISDAARDLVLDFRARSDRPDRDDLAMWIEVTGISGTGFSYDMYLKSSQDAAPDDAVVEVAAGLNVVVRAGSTDQLDGATIDYRSAPNGGGLFVDNPNTPSPVAGPAARDVPAPQLSGAVADQVAQILEQQINPAIAAHGGHAELVSVEDGAAYLRLSGGCQGCGMASVTLTQGIEVAIREAVPEVTRVIDVTDHASGTNPYFEASKK from the coding sequence ATGACCCTGGAACACGAGACTGAAGTCTTCATCAGCGACGCCGCGCGCGACTTGGTGCTCGATTTTCGCGCGCGCTCCGACCGGCCGGACAGGGACGACCTGGCCATGTGGATCGAGGTCACCGGAATCTCGGGGACCGGTTTCAGCTACGACATGTACTTGAAGAGCTCGCAGGACGCGGCACCCGACGATGCAGTCGTAGAAGTCGCCGCCGGGCTCAACGTCGTCGTCCGCGCCGGGAGTACCGACCAGCTCGACGGCGCCACGATCGACTATCGCTCCGCCCCGAACGGCGGTGGCCTATTCGTCGACAATCCCAACACGCCGAGCCCGGTCGCCGGACCGGCGGCCCGCGATGTCCCCGCGCCACAGCTCAGCGGTGCAGTGGCGGATCAGGTCGCGCAGATTCTCGAGCAGCAGATCAATCCCGCCATCGCCGCGCACGGGGGGCATGCCGAGCTCGTCTCCGTCGAGGACGGCGCGGCGTACCTACGCCTGAGCGGCGGATGCCAGGGGTGCGGCATGGCGTCCGTCACCCTGACGCAGGGCATCGAGGTGGCCATTCGCGAGGCCGTCCCCGAAGTCACGCGGGTGATTGACGTGACCGACCACGCCTCGGGCACCAATCCCTACTTCGAGGCGTCGAAGAAGTAG